The Actinomyces sp. Marseille-P3109 DNA window GTGTCAAGCCCCGGGTTTTGTGGAGGCTGGTTTATCTGGTTGTGGTGGTGGCTGGTTGTGGTTGTTCCTGGCGGTGGGTGTCGGGGGCCCCGGCGGCTTCGTGCTCGGCGGGGGTGCGCATGCCGATGGCGGAATGGGGCCGGGTGGTGCCCGTACCAGTGGACCCACTCGGCGGTGGCGACCTCGACGGCGTCGATGTCCTCCCAGGGTCCCTGGTTACGGATGAGCTCGGCCTTGTACAGCGAGTTGAGCGCCTCAGCCAGAGCGTTGTCATAGGAGTCCCCCTTGGAGCCTACAGAGGCGACCGCATCGGCCTCGGCCAGGGCTGCCCCGTAGCGGATGGCTCGGTACTGCACGCCGCGGTCGGAGTGGTGCACCAGGCCGGTCAGGTCAGCACCGGTTCGTTTTCGTTGCCAAATGGTCATCTGAAGGGCGTCCAGGGCCAGGTCGGTGTACAGGCCGGTGGTGGTCTGCCAGCCGATGATCCGCCGCGAGAACACGTCAGTCACGAAAGCCACATAGACCCACCCCGAGAAGGTACGCACATAGGAGGTGGCACCTCCCGCTTGCGGGGGAATGTCGGCGACCCACAGCTCGTTCGGCCTGAAAGCGCTGAAATGCCTCTTGACGAGGTCGACCGGGCACTGCTCCCGCTGCGCGCTGCGCGTGGTGCGCGGGGACTTGGCGCGTCTGACACCGTGCAGGCCCAGGTCGGCCATCAGCCGCTCGACGGTGCACCGGGCCACGTGACCGGCACCATGACGCTCGGCGACCTCAGGGCGATTGAGCATCACGTGCATCTTGCGGGCCCCAGCACCGAGTAGCTGGTTCTTGTGGACCCTGGATATCTCCGCCTTGAGAGTCTCGTCGCGCAACGACCTGGCTGATGGAGGACGGCTATGGCGGGCGTAGTAGGCACTCGGGGCGATCTTGCCTGACTCGTGATACTTTGGTGGGGTCTGGGTTTTGAGGCGGGTTTTTCGTTGGTATTCCGTGGTGTTGGGGGTGTGCTGGCACACTAAGGGGCCGGTAGGGTGGGGGTGGTGAGCCCGTTTCTGCGTAAGGTCAAGACAGCCTCAGGGGCGACGGCGGTGCAGATCGCGGTCAAGGAAGGGCGCCGGGACAAGGTGATCGAGCACCTGGGATCGGCCCACACTGAGGCCGAGCTGGCTGCTCTGATGGAGATCGGCCGGCACCGCATTGCCCCGGACCAGCTGACCCTGGACCTGACTCCCACGCCACCAGCGGTTTCGGGACTCCTCACGGCCTCAGCCCCGGTCGGCACTGACGCGGTGGTGGCCTCCAAGCACTCCAGGTTGTTGTGGTAGGTCCTGCACGGGGTCTACACCCGTCTGGGGCTGAGGAACGCCACTGGGGGTGATCGGGCCTTTGAGCAGATGGTTCTGGCGCGTCTGATCGAGCCGACATCCAAGGCCCAGGTCCCCCGCGTCCTGGGTGATCTGGGACTAGAGGCGGTCAGCACCAGGACCTTGTTCCGCTCCCTGGGACGCTGCGGGCAGCGGGGCTACCGCGAGAGCCTGTCTGGGGCCCTGTTCGAGCACGTCACCGCCACCAGGGCCTGGCCCTGTGCCTGTATGACGTGACCACCTTGTACTTCGAGGCCGAGCGTGAGGACGACCTGCGCAAGGTCGGTTACTCCAAGGACAGGCGGGTCGACCCCCAGATCATCGTGGGCCTGCTGGTCGACCGTCATGGTTTCCCTCTCCAGGTCGGCTGCTGGGAGGGCAACAAGGCTGAGACCGCCACGATCATCCCCATCGCGGAGGCCTTCCAGGCCGCCCACGGCATCGAGGACCTCATCATCGTCGCTGACGCCGGCATGCTCTCAGCCGCCAACCTGACGGCCCTGGACGACGCGAGGCTGCGGTTCATCGTCGGCGCCCGCACCACCCGGGCCCCAGGCGACCTGGAGGCCCACTTCCACTGGCACGGGGACGCCTTCACTGACGGGCAGGTCATTGACACCATCACCCCCAGGAGGGGCTCGCAGAGCGAGCGGGACAAGAGCCGCAAGGCCGAGCCGGTGTGGGACCCGCACACCCATCCAGGCTCATGGAGAGCGGTATGGGTCTACTCCAAGAAGCGAGCGGCCCGGGACAACCAGACCCTCACAGCTCAGGCCAACCGCGCCCGGGCTGTCATCGCCGGCGAGAAGCGCCCTAAGGGCAGGCGTTTTGTCACCGTCCATCAAGGCGATCAGGTCCTTGATGAGGCCTCCATCGCCAGAGCCCGGTCCCTGGTGGGCCTCAAGGGCTACGTCACCAACATCCCGTCCCGCCTGATGGGCGCCGGCGAGGTCGTCTCCTCCTACCACGAGCTGTGGCACGTCGAGCAGTCCTTCGCCGATGAGCAAGCACGACCTGCGAGCCCGACCGGTCTTCCACCACACCCATGACGCCATCGAGGCCCACCTGACCGTGGTCATGGCCGCCCTGGCCGTCGCCCGCTACCTCCAGGACACCACCGGTATCAGCATCGCCAGGATCGTGCG harbors:
- a CDS encoding IS3 family transposase, whose product is MCQHTPNTTEYQRKTRLKTQTPPKYHESGKIAPSAYYARHSRPPSARSLRDETLKAEISRVHKNQLLGAGARKMHVMLNRPEVAERHGAGHVARCTVERLMADLGLHGVRRAKSPRTTRSAQREQCPVDLVKRHFSAFRPNELWVADIPPQAGGATSYVRTFSGWVYVAFVTDVFSRRIIGWQTTTGLYTDLALDALQMTIWQRKRTGADLTGLVHHSDRGVQYRAIRYGAALAEADAVASVGSKGDSYDNALAEALNSLYKAELIRNQGPWEDIDAVEVATAEWVHWYGHHPAPFRHRHAHPRRARSRRGPRHPPPGTTTTSHHHNQINQPPQNPGLDT